In the genome of Pseudopipra pipra isolate bDixPip1 chromosome 4, bDixPip1.hap1, whole genome shotgun sequence, one region contains:
- the EXOC1L gene encoding exocyst complex component 1-like isoform X1, translating into MSSLVKEDLAKRLFGPRRQRLHEFIEVEGAGAQRYYLCAAVTTSKEVEICMVKHWRVNREEKYEIVEKWFLKDLEMIDGKEADTDNPYFDMHFHKIYNMEAYSCASKYTFARTLSNLNAMYLKKDLKIVNFDDTYLNDDSIWSSSNRDCLVVMRMCFYASNLLCLSLCPLS; encoded by the exons ATGTCCTCGCTGGTGAAGGAGGACCTGGCGAAGAGGCTGTTCGGGCCCCGGCGGCAGAGGCTGCACGAGTTCATCGAGGTGGAGGGCGCGGGTGCCCAGCGCTACTACCTGTGCGCTGCAG tgacTACAAGTAAAGAAGTAGAAATATGTATGGTGAAACACTGGCGAGTGAATCGAGAGGAGAAATATGAAATAGTTGAAAAGTGGTTTTTGAAAGATCTGGAGATGATTGATGGAAAAGAAGCAGATACT gataatCCATATTTTGATATGCACTTCCACAAGATCTACAATATGGAAGCATATAGTTGTGCATCTAAATATACCTTTGCTCGAACACTAAGCAATCTGAATGCAATGTACCTTAAGAAGGACTTGAAGATTGTGAACTTTGATGACACCTACCTAAATGATGATTCAATCTGGTCATCCAGTAATAGGGATTGCTTAGTAGTTATGAGGATGTGCTTCTATGCTTCCAACCTTTTATGTCTCTCCCTGTGTCCTTTGTCCTGA
- the EXOC1L gene encoding exocyst complex component 1-like isoform X2: MVKHWRVNREEKYEIVEKWFLKDLEMIDGKEADTDNPYFDMHFHKIYNMEAYSCASKYTFARTLSNLNAMYLKKDLKIVNFDDTYLNDDSIWSSSNRDCLVVMRMCFYASNLLCLSLCPLS, translated from the exons ATGGTGAAACACTGGCGAGTGAATCGAGAGGAGAAATATGAAATAGTTGAAAAGTGGTTTTTGAAAGATCTGGAGATGATTGATGGAAAAGAAGCAGATACT gataatCCATATTTTGATATGCACTTCCACAAGATCTACAATATGGAAGCATATAGTTGTGCATCTAAATATACCTTTGCTCGAACACTAAGCAATCTGAATGCAATGTACCTTAAGAAGGACTTGAAGATTGTGAACTTTGATGACACCTACCTAAATGATGATTCAATCTGGTCATCCAGTAATAGGGATTGCTTAGTAGTTATGAGGATGTGCTTCTATGCTTCCAACCTTTTATGTCTCTCCCTGTGTCCTTTGTCCTGA